The Xylophilus rhododendri region ACGGCCAGGCGGATGCCGACGACGAGCAGGCCGGCGGCTTCGTGGTGCGCGCCGGCCAGCACCAGCGCGTCGACCTGGGCAACAAGGGCATCCACAAGGAGAACCTCACGCCGCCGGCCGCCAGCGGCGGAGTCGAGCTCTACCGCGCCACCATCGAGCCCGGCGGCTCCACCGGCGACGCCCTGTATTTCACCCAGCAGGGCGAGCAGATCGGCCATGTCATCCAGGGCCAGCTCGAACTCTTCGTGCGCGACCGGCTGTACCAGCTGCGGGTCGGCGACAGCTTCTGCTACGACGCCACCGCGCCGCGCCGCTGGCGCAACCCCGGCAACACCCCCACGGTGGTGCTGTGGGCCATCACCCGCCTGGCCCGGTGAACCCGTTTTTTCCCCGTCCCGCTCCAC contains the following coding sequences:
- a CDS encoding helix-turn-helix domain-containing protein, which encodes MKSNPQPPSVDIGAPAAQPRRIHSVVDLWLGEQLRHQRKTLGLPLQQLADKCGISVSLLSQIERGLRSISMRTLVALAAELRLPMETLIRNSQHGQADADDEQAGGFVVRAGQHQRVDLGNKGIHKENLTPPAASGGVELYRATIEPGGSTGDALYFTQQGEQIGHVIQGQLELFVRDRLYQLRVGDSFCYDATAPRRWRNPGNTPTVVLWAITRLAR